One Candidatus Methylomirabilota bacterium genomic window carries:
- a CDS encoding isochorismatase family cysteine hydrolase yields MESWVADALDPVKTTVLVVDVQNDFCAPEGCFARQGMRIDAGRRILAPLALLLDSARSHGAQPVYLRFVEDPPGHVISPAYDRQRYRAGEALRYCVDDWGRAIVPEVAPRPREAVVDKVRASGFFNTALDTILRCRGVTTILLTGMATESCVLATAIDATARDYYVVLVTDCLASFSSERHAAALAILEHKHPAVTADELMTFWQRRAKGDGG; encoded by the coding sequence ATGGAGTCCTGGGTCGCCGATGCCCTCGATCCCGTGAAGACAACCGTGCTCGTGGTCGACGTGCAGAACGATTTCTGCGCGCCCGAGGGGTGCTTCGCGCGCCAGGGGATGCGGATCGACGCCGGGCGCCGCATCCTGGCCCCCCTCGCGCTGCTCCTGGACAGCGCCCGATCCCACGGCGCGCAGCCCGTCTACCTGCGCTTCGTCGAGGATCCCCCCGGTCACGTCATCAGCCCGGCCTATGATCGCCAGCGGTACCGGGCCGGGGAGGCCCTCCGCTACTGCGTGGACGACTGGGGTCGCGCGATCGTCCCGGAGGTGGCGCCGCGACCGCGAGAAGCCGTGGTGGACAAGGTGCGGGCCAGTGGCTTCTTCAACACCGCCCTGGACACCATCCTCCGCTGCCGGGGGGTGACGACGATCCTGTTGACGGGGATGGCCACTGAATCGTGTGTCCTCGCCACCGCCATCGACGCGACGGCCCGCGACTACTATGTCGTGCTGGTGACCGACTGCCTGGCCTCTTTCAGCTCGGAGCGCCATGCGGCCGCGCTGGCGATCCTCGAACACAAGCACCCGGCAGTCACCGCGGACGAGCTCATGACCTTCTGGCAGCGGCGAGCCAAGGGCGACGGAGGATAG